A genome region from Neisseria meningitidis includes the following:
- the lptA gene encoding lipopolysaccharide transport periplasmic protein LptA: MIQKICKLFVLIAFFSASPAFALQSDSRQPIQIEADQGSLDQANQSTTFSGNVVIRQGTLNISAARVNVTRGGKGGESVRAEGSPVRFSQTLDGGKGTVRGQANNVAYSSAGSTVVLTGNAKVQRGGDVAEGAVITYNTKTEVYTISGSTKSGAKSASKSGRVSVVIQPSSTQKSE, encoded by the coding sequence ATGATACAAAAGATATGTAAGCTATTTGTTTTAATAGCATTTTTTTCGGCGTCCCCCGCTTTTGCCCTTCAAAGCGACAGCAGGCAGCCTATTCAGATTGAGGCCGACCAAGGTTCGCTCGATCAAGCCAACCAAAGCACCACATTCAGCGGAAACGTCGTCATCAGACAGGGTACGCTCAATATTTCCGCCGCCCGCGTCAATGTTACACGCGGCGGCAAAGGCGGCGAATCCGTGAGGGCGGAAGGTTCGCCAGTCCGCTTCAGCCAGACATTGGACGGCGGCAAAGGCACGGTGCGCGGACAGGCAAACAACGTTGCTTATTCATCTGCAGGCAGCACCGTAGTCTTAACCGGTAATGCCAAAGTACAGCGCGGCGGCGATGTCGCCGAAGGTGCGGTGATTACATACAACACCAAAACCGAAGTCTATACCATCAGCGGCAGCACAAAATCCGGCGCAAAATCCGCTTCCAAATCCGGCAGGGTCAGCGTCGTTATCCAGCCTTCGAGTACGCAAAAATCCGAATAA
- the lptB gene encoding LPS export ABC transporter ATP-binding protein translates to MSANVSRLVVQNLQKSFKKRQVVKSFSLEIESGEVVGLLGPNGAGKTTSFYMIVGLIAADAGSVMLDGQELRHLPIHERARLGVGYLPQEASIFRKMTVEQNIRAILEIRTKDKNQIDREIEKLLADLNIGHLRRSPTPSLSGGERRRVEIARVLAMKPHFILLDEPFAGVDPIAVIDIQKIIGFLKSRGIGVLITDHNVRETLSICDRAYIISDGAVLASGKPDDLVGNEQVRSVYLGKNFKY, encoded by the coding sequence ATGAGCGCAAACGTCAGCCGCCTTGTTGTTCAAAACCTGCAAAAAAGTTTCAAAAAACGCCAAGTCGTTAAAAGCTTCTCCCTCGAAATCGAAAGCGGAGAAGTCGTCGGCCTGCTCGGGCCCAACGGCGCGGGTAAAACCACCAGCTTCTACATGATAGTCGGACTCATTGCCGCCGATGCGGGCAGCGTGATGCTGGACGGGCAGGAATTGCGCCACCTGCCCATACACGAACGCGCTCGCTTGGGCGTCGGCTACCTGCCGCAGGAAGCCTCGATATTCCGCAAAATGACCGTCGAACAAAACATCCGCGCCATCTTGGAAATCAGAACCAAAGATAAAAATCAAATCGACAGGGAAATCGAAAAACTGCTCGCCGACCTTAATATCGGACACTTGCGCCGCAGCCCCACGCCGTCGCTGTCCGGCGGCGAACGGCGGCGCGTCGAAATCGCCCGCGTACTCGCCATGAAACCGCATTTTATTTTGTTGGACGAACCTTTTGCCGGCGTCGATCCGATTGCCGTCATCGACATCCAGAAAATCATCGGTTTCCTCAAATCGCGCGGCATCGGCGTACTGATTACCGACCACAACGTACGCGAAACCCTCAGCATCTGCGACCGCGCCTACATCATTTCAGACGGTGCGGTGCTGGCATCGGGAAAACCTGATGATTTGGTCGGAAACGAACAGGTTCGTTCTGTTTATCTGGGTAAGAACTTCAAATATTGA
- the mtgA gene encoding monofunctional biosynthetic peptidoglycan transglycosylase: MFRIIKWLIALPVGIFIFFNAYVYGNIITYRAVAPHRTAFMSMRMKQFEQEGRDVALDYRWMPYKRISTNLKKALIASEDARFAGHGGFDWGGIQNAIRRNRNSGKVKAGGSTISQQLAKNLFLNESRSYIRKGEEAAITAMMEAVTDKDRIFELYLNSIEWHYGVFGAEAASRYFYQIPAAKLTKQQAAKLTARVPAPLYYADHPKSKRLRNKTNIVLRRMGSAELPESDTD; the protein is encoded by the coding sequence ATGTTCCGCATCATCAAATGGCTGATTGCCCTGCCCGTCGGCATCTTTATCTTTTTCAATGCCTATGTGTACGGCAACATCATTACCTACCGCGCCGTCGCGCCCCATCGGACTGCCTTTATGTCGATGCGGATGAAGCAGTTTGAACAGGAAGGTCGCGATGTCGCACTGGATTACCGCTGGATGCCCTACAAACGCATTTCCACCAACCTGAAAAAAGCCCTGATTGCTTCCGAAGATGCCCGTTTCGCCGGGCACGGCGGCTTCGATTGGGGCGGCATTCAAAACGCCATCAGGCGCAACCGGAACAGCGGCAAAGTGAAGGCGGGCGGCTCGACCATCAGCCAGCAGCTTGCCAAAAACCTGTTTTTAAACGAAAGCCGCAGCTATATCCGCAAAGGCGAAGAAGCGGCGATTACCGCGATGATGGAAGCCGTTACCGACAAAGACAGGATTTTTGAACTGTATTTAAACTCAATCGAATGGCACTACGGCGTTTTCGGCGCGGAAGCCGCGTCCCGGTATTTTTATCAAATACCCGCCGCCAAGCTGACCAAACAGCAGGCGGCAAAACTGACGGCGCGCGTCCCCGCCCCGCTCTACTACGCCGACCATCCGAAAAGCAAACGGCTCCGCAACAAAACCAATATCGTGCTCAGACGCATGGGTTCGGCAGAGTTGCCTGAAAGCGACACGGACTGA
- the aroE gene encoding shikimate dehydrogenase, producing the protein MHALPRYAVFGNPVAHSKSPQIHQQFALQEGVDIEYERICADIGGFAQAVSTFFETGGCGANVTVPFKQEAFHLADEHSERALAAGAVNTLIFLKNGKLRGDNTDGIGLANDITQVKNIAIEGKTILLLGAGGAVRGVIPVLKEHRPARIVIANRTRAKAEELAQLFGIEAVPMADVNGGFDIIINGTSGGLNGQIPDIPPDIFQNCALAYDMVYGCAAKPFLDFARQSGAKKTADGLGMLVGQAAASYALWRGFTPDIRPVIEYMKAL; encoded by the coding sequence ATGCACGCCCTCCCCCGCTACGCCGTTTTTGGCAACCCCGTCGCCCACAGCAAATCGCCGCAAATTCATCAACAATTTGCCCTTCAGGAAGGCGTTGACATTGAATACGAACGCATTTGCGCCGACATCGGCGGTTTCGCGCAGGCGGTTTCGACATTTTTTGAAACAGGCGGTTGCGGGGCAAACGTTACCGTACCGTTCAAGCAGGAAGCGTTTCATCTGGCGGACGAGCATTCTGAACGCGCATTGGCTGCCGGCGCGGTCAACACGCTGATTTTTCTGAAAAACGGAAAACTGCGCGGCGACAATACCGACGGTATCGGTTTGGCCAACGACATCACGCAGGTCAAAAACATTGCCATCGAAGGCAAAACCATCTTGCTTTTGGGCGCGGGCGGCGCGGTGCGCGGCGTGATTCCTGTTTTGAAAGAACACCGTCCTGCCCGTATCGTCATTGCCAACCGTACCCGCGCCAAAGCCGAGGAATTGGCGCAGCTTTTCGGCATTGAAGCCGTCCCGATGGCGGATGTGAACGGCGGTTTTGATATCATCATCAACGGCACGTCGGGCGGTCTAAACGGTCAGATTCCCGATATTCCGCCCGATATTTTTCAAAACTGCGCGCTTGCCTACGATATGGTGTACGGCTGCGCGGCAAAACCGTTTTTAGATTTTGCACGACAATCGGGTGCGAAAAAAACTGCCGACGGACTGGGTATGCTAGTCGGTCAAGCGGCGGCTTCCTACGCCCTCTGGCGCGGATTTACGCCCGATATCCGCCCCGTTATCGAATACATGAAAGCCCTATAA
- the glnA gene encoding type I glutamate--ammonia ligase: MSIKNAVKLIEESEARFVDLRFTDTKGKQHHFTVPARIVLEDPEEWFENGQAFDGSSIGGWKGIQASDMQLRPDASTAFVDPFYDDATVVLTCDVIDPADGQGYDRDPRSIARRAEAYLKSSGIGDTAYFGPEPEFFVFDGVEFETDMHKTRYEITSESGAWASGLHMDGQNTGHRPAVKGGYAPVAPIDAGQDLRSAMVNILEELGIEVEVHHSEVGTGSQMEIGTRFATLVKRADQTQDMKYVIQNVAHNFGKTATFMPKPIMGDNGSGMHVHQSIWKDGQNLFAGDGYAGLSDTALYYIGGIIKHAKALNAITNPSTNSYKRLVPHFEAPTKLAYSAKNRSASIRIPSVNSSKARRIEARFPDPTANPYLAFAALLMAGLDGIQNKIHPGDPADKNLYDLPPEEDTLVPTVCASLEEALAALKADHEFLLRGGVFSKDWIDSYIAFKEEDVRRIRMAPHPLEFEMYYSL; encoded by the coding sequence ATGTCTATTAAAAACGCCGTAAAATTGATTGAAGAAAGCGAAGCCCGCTTTGTCGATTTGCGCTTTACCGATACCAAAGGCAAGCAGCACCACTTTACCGTGCCTGCGCGCATCGTGTTGGAAGACCCCGAAGAGTGGTTTGAAAACGGTCAGGCGTTTGACGGTTCGTCTATCGGCGGCTGGAAAGGCATTCAGGCTTCCGATATGCAGTTGCGTCCCGATGCGTCTACGGCCTTCGTCGATCCTTTTTATGATGATGCGACTGTTGTGTTGACTTGCGACGTTATCGATCCCGCCGACGGTCAGGGTTACGACCGCGACCCGCGCTCCATCGCACGCCGCGCCGAGGCCTATTTGAAATCTTCCGGTATCGGCGACACGGCATACTTCGGCCCCGAGCCTGAATTCTTCGTCTTCGACGGCGTAGAATTTGAAACCGACATGCACAAAACCCGTTACGAAATCACGTCCGAAAGCGGCGCATGGGCAAGCGGCCTGCACATGGACGGTCAAAACACCGGCCACCGCCCTGCCGTTAAAGGCGGTTACGCGCCCGTTGCTCCGATTGACGCGGGACAAGACCTGCGCTCCGCGATGGTAAACATTTTGGAAGAACTCGGCATCGAAGTCGAAGTCCACCACAGTGAAGTCGGTACCGGCAGCCAAATGGAAATCGGCACGCGTTTCGCCACCTTGGTCAAACGCGCCGACCAAACCCAAGACATGAAATATGTGATTCAAAACGTTGCCCACAACTTCGGCAAAACCGCCACTTTCATGCCCAAACCCATTATGGGCGACAACGGCAGCGGTATGCACGTTCACCAATCCATCTGGAAAGACGGTCAAAACCTGTTCGCCGGCGACGGCTATGCCGGTTTGAGCGACACCGCCCTTTATTACATCGGCGGCATCATCAAACACGCCAAAGCCCTGAACGCGATTACCAATCCGTCCACCAACTCCTACAAACGCCTCGTGCCGCACTTTGAAGCGCCGACCAAACTCGCCTACTCCGCCAAAAACCGTTCCGCTTCCATCCGCATTCCGTCCGTGAACAGCAGCAAGGCGCGCCGCATCGAAGCGCGTTTCCCCGATCCGACCGCCAACCCATACTTGGCGTTCGCCGCTTTGTTGATGGCCGGTTTGGACGGTATTCAAAACAAAATCCATCCGGGCGATCCTGCCGATAAAAACCTCTACGATCTGCCGCCGGAAGAAGATACATTGGTGCCGACCGTTTGCGCTTCTTTGGAAGAAGCACTCGCCGCCCTCAAGGCCGACCACGAATTCCTCCTGCGCGGCGGCGTGTTCAGCAAAGACTGGATCGACAGCTACATCGCTTTCAAAGAAGAAGACGTACGCCGCATCCGCATGGCACCTCACCCGCTGGAATTTGAAATGTATTACAGCCTGTAA
- a CDS encoding MFS transporter, whose product MTASKSGFIGQIFSRNMLVCIFTGFTSGLPLYFLINLIPAWLRSEQVDLKSIGLMALIGLPFTWKFLWSPLMDAVRLPVLGRRRGWMLLTQAGLLAALAAYAFLNPRNHLPLIAGLSVLVAFFSASQDIVLDAFRREILSDEELGLGNSVHVNAYRVAALIPGSLSLVLADRMPWSEVFVITSLFMLPGLLMTLFLAREPVLPPAVPKTLKQTVVEPFKEFFTRKGIASAVCVLLFIFLYKLGDSMATALATPFYLDMGFSKTDIGLIAKNAGLWPAVAAGILGGVWMLKIGVNKALWLFGAVQAVTVLGFVWLAGFGHFDTVGTGERLMLAAVIGAEAVGVGLGTAAFVSYMARETNPAFTATQLALFTSLSAVPRTVINSFAGYLIEWLGYVPFFQLCFVLALPGMLLLLKVAPWNGEKTQDAGR is encoded by the coding sequence ATGACTGCATCGAAATCAGGTTTTATCGGGCAAATCTTTTCCCGCAATATGCTTGTCTGTATTTTTACGGGGTTTACCTCGGGGCTGCCGCTGTACTTTCTGATTAACCTGATTCCGGCGTGGTTGCGCAGCGAGCAGGTGGATTTGAAGAGCATCGGGCTGATGGCGTTAATCGGTCTGCCGTTTACTTGGAAATTTTTGTGGTCGCCGCTGATGGACGCGGTCAGGCTGCCCGTTTTGGGGCGGCGGCGCGGGTGGATGCTGCTGACGCAGGCAGGTTTGCTGGCAGCTTTGGCGGCATATGCCTTTTTAAACCCCCGTAATCATCTGCCGCTGATTGCCGGCTTGTCGGTGCTTGTCGCTTTTTTTTCCGCCAGTCAGGACATTGTATTGGATGCGTTCAGGCGCGAGATTTTGTCAGACGAAGAATTGGGTTTGGGTAACTCGGTTCATGTGAACGCCTATCGGGTTGCCGCCCTGATTCCCGGTTCATTGAGTTTGGTGTTGGCAGACAGGATGCCGTGGTCAGAAGTATTTGTTATCACTTCATTATTTATGCTGCCCGGCCTTCTGATGACGCTGTTTCTTGCGCGCGAACCCGTGTTGCCTCCTGCCGTTCCTAAAACGTTGAAGCAGACCGTGGTAGAGCCGTTTAAAGAATTTTTTACGCGCAAGGGCATCGCTTCGGCGGTGTGCGTGCTGCTGTTTATCTTCCTTTACAAACTCGGCGACAGTATGGCAACCGCGTTGGCAACGCCGTTTTATCTGGATATGGGTTTCAGCAAGACAGACATCGGTTTGATTGCAAAAAATGCAGGACTGTGGCCGGCAGTGGCGGCAGGTATCTTGGGCGGCGTGTGGATGCTGAAAATCGGCGTAAACAAAGCCTTGTGGCTATTCGGCGCGGTGCAGGCTGTAACCGTTTTGGGGTTTGTATGGCTGGCAGGGTTCGGACATTTCGACACGGTCGGCACAGGCGAGAGGCTGATGCTGGCGGCAGTTATCGGCGCGGAAGCGGTCGGCGTGGGGTTGGGGACGGCGGCGTTCGTATCGTATATGGCGCGCGAGACCAATCCCGCATTTACCGCAACGCAGCTTGCGCTGTTTACCAGCCTGTCCGCTGTTCCCCGTACGGTCATCAATTCCTTTGCCGGTTATCTGATTGAATGGCTCGGTTATGTACCGTTTTTCCAACTGTGTTTCGTACTTGCCCTACCGGGTATGCTGCTGCTGCTGAAAGTTGCGCCTTGGAACGGGGAGAAAACTCAGGATGCAGGCAGATGA
- a CDS encoding GIY-YIG nuclease family protein, which yields MNASNWSLYLILCENSAFYCGISPNPQQRLAAHTAGKGAKYTRVFKPVAMRIVAGGMDKGTALRQEIAVKKLTAAQKRKLWEQAEKMPSET from the coding sequence ATGAACGCGTCAAATTGGAGCCTTTACCTGATATTGTGTGAAAACAGCGCGTTCTATTGCGGCATCAGCCCGAATCCGCAACAGCGGCTTGCCGCCCACACGGCCGGAAAAGGCGCGAAATATACCCGCGTATTCAAACCGGTGGCGATGCGTATCGTTGCAGGCGGGATGGATAAAGGCACGGCACTCAGGCAGGAAATCGCCGTCAAAAAACTGACCGCCGCACAAAAACGGAAATTGTGGGAACAGGCAGAAAAAATGCCGTCTGAAACCTGA
- a CDS encoding RTX iron-regulated FrpC family protein has protein sequence MRPYATTIYQLFILSIGSVFTMTSCEPVNEQTSFNNPEPMTGFEHTVTFDFQGTKMVIPYGYLARYTQDNATKWLSDTPGQDAYSINLIEISVYYKKTDQGWVLEPYNQQNKAHFIQFLRDGLDSVDDIVIRKDACSLSTTMGERLLTYGVKKMPSAYPEYEAYEDKRHIPENPYFHEFYYIKKGENPAIITHRNYHRYGENDYSTSVGSCINGFTVRYYPFIREKQQLTQQELVGYHQQVEQLVQSFVNNPSKK, from the coding sequence ATGAGACCATATGCTACTACCATTTATCAACTTTTTATTTTGTCTATTGGGAGTGTTTTTACTATGACCTCATGTGAACCTGTTAATGAACAAACCAGTTTCAACAATCCCGAGCCAATGACAGGATTTGAACATACGGTTACATTTGATTTTCAGGGCACCAAAATGGTTATCCCTTATGGCTATCTTGCACGGTATACGCAAGACAATGCCACAAAATGGCTTTCCGACACGCCCGGGCAGGATGCTTACTCCATTAATTTGATAGAGATTAGCGTCTATTACAAAAAAACCGACCAAGGCTGGGTTCTTGAGCCATACAACCAGCAGAACAAAGCGCACTTTATCCAATTTCTACGCGATGGTTTGGATAGCGTGGACGATATTGTTATCCGAAAAGATGCGTGTAGTTTAAGTACGACTATGGGAGAAAGATTGCTTACTTACGGGGTTAAAAAAATGCCATCTGCCTATCCTGAATATGAAGCTTATGAAGATAAAAGACATATTCCTGAAAATCCATATTTTCATGAATTTTACTATATTAAAAAAGGAGAAAATCCGGCGATTATTACTCATCGGAACTATCATAGGTATGGAGAGAACGATTACAGCACTAGCGTAGGTTCCTGTATTAACGGTTTCACGGTACGGTATTACCCGTTTATTCGGGAAAAGCAGCAGCTCACACAGCAGGAGTTGGTAGGTTATCACCAACAAGTAGAGCAATTGGTACAGAGTTTTGTAAACAATCCAAGTAAAAAATAA
- a CDS encoding immunity 41 family protein — translation MCEFKDFRRNIPCFEEYDENSFIGKWYDDGVWDDEEYWKLENDLIEVRKKYPYPMDIPRDIVIGIGTIIDFLMVPNWELFEIKASPWLPDSVGIHERYERFTTMLRYIFTEKDIVNVRFDYYNKK, via the coding sequence ATGTGTGAGTTCAAGGATTTTAGAAGAAACATCCCTTGTTTTGAAGAGTATGACGAAAATTCATTTATTGGCAAATGGTATGATGACGGGGTGTGGGATGATGAAGAATATTGGAAATTGGAGAATGATTTAATCGAGGTTAGAAAAAAATATCCTTATCCGATGGATATACCAAGGGATATTGTGATTGGAATCGGTACCATTATTGATTTTTTAATGGTTCCAAATTGGGAGCTTTTTGAAATTAAAGCTTCCCCTTGGTTGCCTGATAGTGTGGGAATTCATGAACGTTATGAAAGATTCACAACGATGCTCCGTTATATTTTTACCGAGAAAGACATAGTCAACGTGCGATTTGATTATTACAACAAAAAATAG
- a CDS encoding HINT domain-containing protein: MVKTADGYKAIAHIQAGDRVFAKDETSGKTGYKPVTAQYGNPYRETVYIEISDGIGNNQTLISNKIHPFYSQGKWIQAGRLKKGDTLLSESGAKQTVQNITLKQQPLKAYNLTVADWHTYFVKGNQAETEGVWVHNECPTKPKPTNHAQQRKEEAKNDSHRSVGDSNRVVREGKQYLDADTGNHVYVKGEKVVILTPDGRQVTQFKNSKANTSKRVKNGKWTPK; encoded by the coding sequence TTGGTCAAAACGGCAGACGGCTACAAAGCCATTGCCCATATTCAAGCCGGCGACCGCGTCTTCGCCAAAGATGAAACCAGTGGAAAAACTGGATACAAACCTGTTACCGCCCAATACGGCAATCCGTATCGGGAAACCGTTTACATTGAAATTTCAGACGGCATCGGCAACAACCAAACCCTGATTTCCAATAAAATCCACCCGTTTTACAGTCAAGGAAAATGGATACAGGCAGGTCGTCTGAAAAAAGGCGACACCCTGCTTTCCGAAAGCGGTGCAAAACAGACGGTTCAAAACATTACCCTCAAACAGCAGCCGCTCAAAGCCTACAACCTGACCGTTGCCGACTGGCATACCTATTTCGTCAAGGGTAATCAGGCGGAAACGGAAGGGGTTTGGGTTCATAATGAGTGTCCGACCAAACCAAAACCAACTAATCATGCCCAACAAAGAAAAGAAGAAGCTAAAAACGATTCTCATCGAAGTGTGGGAGATTCCAATCGTGTCGTTCGCGAAGGAAAGCAATATTTAGATGCCGACACAGGAAACCATGTTTATGTAAAAGGAGAAAAAGTGGTTATTCTAACTCCTGATGGAAGACAGGTAACTCAATTTAAGAACTCGAAAGCCAATACGTCAAAAAGGGTAAAAAATGGAAAATGGACACCGAAATAA
- a CDS encoding MafI family immunity protein: protein MKTLDERIKNLGKSLEDRIDANLIDAALEYITFSERLLAFETLCDYIEDFNIQLTEKESQEISFINKEFGIESTSD from the coding sequence ATGAAAACATTAGACGAACGAATAAAAAATTTAGGAAAATCTCTTGAAGATAGAATTGACGCTAATCTAATTGATGCCGCACTAGAGTACATTACTTTTTCAGAACGTTTGCTAGCTTTTGAAACGCTATGTGATTATATAGAAGATTTCAATATCCAGCTTACGGAAAAAGAATCCCAAGAAATCTCTTTTATTAATAAGGAATTTGGAATTGAAAGTACATCAGATTAA
- the mafB gene encoding polymorphic toxin MafB class 1 → MKPLRRLIKLLAACAVAAAALIQPALAADLAQDPFITDNAQRQHYEPGGKYHLFGDPRGSVSDRTGQINVIQDYTHRMGNLLIQQANINGTIGYHTRFSGHGYEEHAPFDNHAADSASEEKGNVDEGFTVYRLNWEGHEHHPADAYDGPKGGNYPKPTGARDEYTYHVNGTARSIKLNPTDTRSIRQRISDNYSNLGSNFSDRADEANRKMFEHNAKLDRWGNSMEFINGVAAGALNPFISAGEALGIGDILYGTRYAIDKAAMRNIAPLPAEGKFAVIGGLGSVAGFEKNTREAVDRWIQENPNAAETVEALVNVLPFAKVKNLTKAAKPGKAAVSGDFSAAYNTRTTRKVTTETEGLNRIRQNQKNSNIHEKNYGRDNPNHINVLSGNSIQHILYGDEAGGGHLFPGKPGKTTFPQHWSASKITHEISDIVTSPKTQWYAQTGTGGKYIAKGRPARWVSYETRDGIRIRTVYEPATGKVVTAFPDRTSNPKYNPVK, encoded by the coding sequence GTGAAACCGCTGCGAAGACTCATCAAGCTCCTTGCCGCCTGTGCCGTAGCGGCGGCCGCACTCATACAGCCCGCCCTCGCGGCGGACTTGGCGCAAGACCCGTTCATTACCGATAACGCCCAACGGCAGCACTACGAACCCGGAGGCAAATACCACCTCTTCGGCGACCCGCGCGGCAGCGTCTCCGACCGCACCGGTCAAATCAACGTCATCCAAGACTATACCCACCGGATGGGCAACCTGCTCATCCAGCAGGCAAACATCAACGGCACAATCGGCTACCACACCCGCTTTTCCGGACACGGATACGAAGAACACGCCCCCTTCGACAACCACGCCGCCGACAGCGCGAGCGAAGAAAAAGGCAACGTTGACGAAGGCTTTACCGTATACCGGCTCAACTGGGAAGGACACGAACATCATCCCGCCGATGCCTACGACGGCCCGAAGGGCGGCAATTACCCCAAACCTACGGGTGCACGCGACGAATACACCTATCACGTCAACGGCACAGCACGCAGCATCAAACTCAATCCGACCGACACCCGCAGCATCCGGCAACGCATATCCGACAATTACAGCAACCTCGGCAGCAATTTCTCCGACCGCGCCGATGAAGCCAACAGAAAAATGTTCGAGCACAATGCCAAGCTCGACCGCTGGGGCAACAGCATGGAGTTTATCAACGGCGTCGCCGCCGGCGCGCTCAACCCCTTTATCAGCGCGGGCGAAGCCTTGGGCATAGGCGACATACTGTACGGAACGCGCTATGCCATAGACAAAGCCGCAATGCGCAACATCGCCCCCTTGCCCGCCGAGGGCAAATTCGCCGTCATCGGCGGCTTGGGCAGCGTGGCGGGCTTTGAAAAAAATACGCGCGAAGCCGTTGACCGGTGGATACAGGAAAACCCCAATGCCGCCGAAACCGTCGAAGCCCTGGTCAACGTCCTGCCGTTTGCCAAAGTCAAAAACCTGACAAAGGCGGCAAAACCGGGGAAGGCTGCGGTTAGCGGGGATTTTTCTGCTGCATACAATACAAGAACAACTAGAAAAGTTACTACAGAAACAGAGGGGTTAAATAGAATCAGACAGAACCAGAAAAATAGTAATATACATGAGAAAAATTATGGAAGAGATAATCCTAATCATATTAATGTTTTATCTGGAAATTCTATACAACATATACTGTATGGAGATGAAGCAGGAGGTGGGCATCTTTTTCCTGGCAAACCTGGTAAGACAACATTCCCCCAACATTGGTCAGCCAGTAAAATAACTCATGAAATTAGTGATATCGTTACATCCCCAAAAACGCAATGGTATGCACAGACTGGAACAGGCGGCAAATATATTGCTAAAGGAAGACCAGCTAGGTGGGTATCATATGAAACGAGAGATGGAATTCGTATCAGAACAGTTTATGAACCTGCAACAGGAAAAGTGGTAACTGCATTCCCCGATAGAACCTCTAATCCCAAATATAACCCTGTAAAATAA
- the mafA gene encoding adhesin MafA: MKTLLLLIPLVLTACGTLTGIPAHGGGKRFAVEQELVAASSRAAVKEMDLSALKGRKAALYVSVMGDQGSGNISGGRYSIDALIRGGYHNNPESATQYSYPAYDTTATTKSDALSSVTTSTSLLNAPAAALTKNSGRKGERSAGLSVNGTGDYRNETLLANPRDVSFLTNLIQTVFYLRGIEVVPPEYADTDVFVTVDVFGTVRSRTELHLYNAETLKAQTKLEYFAVDRDSRKLLIAPKTAAYESQYQEQYALWMGPYSVGKTVKASDRLMVDFSDITPYGDTTAQNRPDFKQNNGKKPDVGNEVIRRRKGG; this comes from the coding sequence ATGAAAACCCTGCTCCTCCTCATCCCCCTCGTCCTCACAGCCTGCGGCACACTGACCGGCATACCCGCCCACGGCGGCGGCAAACGCTTTGCCGTCGAACAAGAACTCGTCGCCGCATCGTCCCGCGCCGCCGTCAAAGAAATGGACTTGTCCGCCCTGAAAGGACGCAAAGCCGCCCTTTACGTCTCCGTTATGGGCGACCAAGGTTCGGGCAACATAAGCGGCGGACGCTACTCTATCGACGCACTGATACGCGGCGGCTACCACAACAACCCCGAAAGTGCCACCCAATACAGCTACCCCGCCTACGACACTACCGCCACCACCAAATCCGACGCGCTCTCCAGCGTAACCACTTCCACATCGCTTTTGAACGCCCCCGCCGCCGCCCTGACGAAAAACAGCGGACGCAAAGGCGAACGCTCCGCCGGACTGTCCGTCAACGGCACGGGCGACTACCGCAACGAAACCCTGCTCGCCAACCCCCGCGACGTTTCCTTCCTGACCAACCTCATCCAAACCGTCTTCTACCTGCGCGGCATCGAAGTCGTACCGCCCGAATACGCCGACACCGACGTATTCGTAACCGTCGACGTATTCGGCACCGTCCGCAGCCGCACCGAACTGCACCTCTACAACGCCGAAACCCTTAAAGCCCAAACCAAGCTCGAATATTTCGCCGTTGACCGCGACAGCCGGAAACTGCTGATTGCCCCTAAAACCGCCGCCTACGAATCCCAATACCAAGAACAATACGCCCTCTGGATGGGACCTTACAGCGTCGGCAAAACCGTCAAAGCCTCAGACCGCCTGATGGTCGATTTCTCCGACATCACCCCCTACGGCGACACAACCGCCCAAAACCGTCCCGACTTCAAACAAAACAACGGTAAAAAACCCGATGTCGGCAACGAAGTCATCCGCCGCCGCAAAGGAGGATAA